The genomic interval TTGATTTTGTTCAACCAGACAAACTAGACAAACCAGATAAACCGGGCTAGCCACCCCATCGGTTTCTGCGGCTCGGAGCAAAGAAGCGCACGTTCGGTCGTTTGAACAGACCAATCAACGCCATCCCCGCCACAAATCCTCCGATATGGGCGAAGAAGGCGACGCCTCCGCCGGTGCTGCCGATGCTCATTCCTCCGCTCAACAGTTGCATCACGAACCACATGCCGAGGACAACGCCGGCTGCCACCCTCGTTGTACCCAGGCCCGGCATGATCACCAGCACGGTGGCTCGCGGGAACAGCAGCACATAGGCGCCCAAGATGCCGGAAATGGCGCCGCTCGCTCCGACCATGGGAATAGCTGAGGATGGATCGGTCAAGGCATGGCTCAGGGCGGCCAGAATTCCGCAAGCAAGGTAGAACCCGATGAATTTTGCATGTCCCATGACGTCTTCGATATTGTTGCCGAAGATCCAGAGGTACAGCATATTTCCGATAAGGTGCATCCAGCCACCGTGGAGGAACATGCTCGTGATCAACGTAGCGTAAGCAGGAATGGGTAAGGCCGTTTCAGAGAGGTCGGCCTCCCCGAATAGGAGGGCCGGGATCGCCCCGTACTGGAACACGAATGTATTATCAGGGCCGACAGGCAGGCTGGCCTGGTAGAAAAAGACGAGGACGCAGGCCGCAATAAAGCCGACTGTGACGACCGGGGTCAGCTCCGTTGGGTTGTCGTCGTGCAGAGGAATCATAGAGCTCTCGGTAAGCGGAGACGACCGTTATTTGGTTTGCTTCGTTTGTTTGGTTAAACAAGGCCAACTAAATAACAAGACAAACCAGATCAACCAGGAATGCGGCGACGGTCGACAACTGATCGGGGGAGTGCCGGGTTATCCGGCAATGAGCCATCGGCTCCGAGGGCGACTGAAAATCCCGCGGCATGCGTATGGCCTCCACCGCCGAAGGATGCCGCAATAGTCCCCACGTCCGTGCCGTCCTCTCGCGAGCGCATGCTGTAGTAGCGTCGTCCGTCGCGATCGTGCCATATGACGCAGAACGGATGCTCCGCAGAGA from Nitrospirota bacterium carries:
- a CDS encoding rhomboid family intramembrane serine protease, encoding MIPLHDDNPTELTPVVTVGFIAACVLVFFYQASLPVGPDNTFVFQYGAIPALLFGEADLSETALPIPAYATLITSMFLHGGWMHLIGNMLYLWIFGNNIEDVMGHAKFIGFYLACGILAALSHALTDPSSAIPMVGASGAISGILGAYVLLFPRATVLVIMPGLGTTRVAAGVVLGMWFVMQLLSGGMSIGSTGGGVAFFAHIGGFVAGMALIGLFKRPNVRFFAPSRRNRWGG